Proteins encoded together in one Micromonospora auratinigra window:
- a CDS encoding VOC family protein, with the protein MQITASAISLNVDDVPASAAFAKQHFGFQEQMSADGFVSLAREGAGFSLIFLRTGLATLQPESLKHQRAQGLLVVFEVDDIDAEYARIQAADVPVTTEIQTEPWGERFFQITDPNGVIFQFVQWVHAPAEVG; encoded by the coding sequence GTGCAGATCACCGCATCGGCCATCTCGCTCAACGTCGACGACGTGCCGGCCTCGGCCGCCTTCGCCAAGCAGCACTTCGGCTTCCAGGAGCAGATGTCGGCCGACGGCTTCGTGTCGCTGGCCCGGGAGGGGGCCGGCTTCAGCCTGATCTTCCTGCGCACCGGCCTGGCCACCCTCCAGCCGGAGAGCCTGAAGCACCAGCGGGCCCAGGGGCTGCTGGTCGTCTTCGAGGTCGACGACATCGACGCCGAGTACGCCCGGATCCAGGCCGCCGACGTCCCGGTGACCACCGAGATCCAGACCGAGCCCTGGGGGGAGCGGTTCTTCCAGATCACCGACCCGAACGGGGTGATCTTCCAGTTCGTCCAGTGGGTGCACGCCCCGGCCGAGGTCGGCTGA
- the mdh gene encoding malate dehydrogenase: MGKKVTVVGAGFYGSTTAQRLAEYDVFDTVVITDIVEGKPAGLALDLNQSRAVEGFETKVVGVTTGPNGEGYEAIEGSDVVVITAGLPRKPGMSRMDLLETNAKIVRQVAENVAKYAPNAVVIVVSNPLDEMTALAQLATQFPKNRVLGQAGMLDTARFTNFVAEALNVPVKSVKTLTLGSHGDTMVPVPSQSTVNGKPLREAMPAEQIEELVVKTRNGGAEVVALLKTGSAYYAPSAAAARMAKAVAEDSGAVMPVCAWVDGEYGISGVYLGVEAEIGAEGVKRVVETDLDADELASLKEAAEAVRAKQADVANM, translated from the coding sequence ATGGGTAAGAAGGTCACTGTCGTCGGGGCCGGCTTCTACGGCTCCACCACCGCACAGCGCCTGGCCGAGTACGACGTCTTCGACACCGTCGTGATCACCGACATCGTGGAGGGCAAGCCGGCGGGTCTCGCGCTCGACCTCAACCAGTCGCGTGCCGTCGAGGGCTTCGAGACCAAGGTCGTGGGTGTCACCACCGGCCCGAACGGCGAGGGCTACGAGGCCATCGAGGGCTCCGACGTCGTGGTGATCACCGCCGGTCTGCCCCGCAAGCCGGGCATGAGCCGGATGGACCTGCTGGAGACCAACGCCAAGATCGTCCGCCAGGTCGCCGAGAACGTCGCCAAGTACGCCCCGAACGCCGTCGTCATCGTCGTCTCCAACCCGCTCGACGAGATGACCGCGCTGGCCCAGCTCGCCACCCAGTTCCCGAAGAACCGGGTGCTCGGCCAGGCCGGCATGCTCGACACCGCCCGGTTCACCAACTTCGTCGCCGAGGCGCTGAACGTACCGGTCAAGTCGGTGAAGACGCTGACCCTCGGCTCGCACGGCGACACCATGGTCCCGGTCCCGTCGCAGAGCACCGTGAACGGCAAGCCGCTGCGCGAGGCCATGCCGGCCGAGCAGATCGAGGAGCTGGTCGTCAAGACCCGCAACGGTGGCGCCGAGGTGGTGGCGCTGCTGAAGACCGGCTCGGCGTACTACGCCCCGTCGGCCGCCGCCGCCCGGATGGCCAAGGCGGTCGCCGAGGACTCCGGCGCGGTCATGCCGGTCTGCGCCTGGGTGGACGGCGAGTACGGCATCTCCGGCGTCTACCTGGGCGTCGAGGCCGAGATCGGCGCCGAGGGCGTGAAGCGGGTCGTCGAGACCGACCTGGACGCCGACGAGCTGGCCAGCCTCAAGGAGGCCGCCGAGGCGGTCCGCGCCAAGCAGGCCGACGTCGCCAACATGTGA
- a CDS encoding NADP-dependent isocitrate dehydrogenase, translated as MAKIKVNNPVVEIDGDEMTRIIWKQIREQLILPYLDVDLHYYDLSIQHRDETDDQVTVDAANAIKEHGVGVKCATITPDEARVEEFGLKKMWRSPNGTIRNILGGVVFREPIIMSNVPRLVPGWTKPIVIGRHAHGDQYKATDFVVPGPGKVTITYTPTDGGAPMEMEVANFPGGGIAMGMYNYDESIRDFARASFRYGLDRKYPVYLSTKNTILKAYDGRFKDLFAEVFENEFKAEFDAAGITYEHRLIDDMVAAALKWEGGYVWACKNYDGDVQSDTVAQGFGSLGLMTSVLLSPDGRTVEAEAAHGTVTRHYRQYQKGEKTSTNPIASIYAWTRGLAHRGKLDNTPAVTEFANTLEKVIVDTVESGQMTKDLALLISRDAPWLTTDEFMNALDENLARKLAA; from the coding sequence ATGGCGAAGATCAAGGTAAACAACCCGGTCGTGGAAATCGACGGCGACGAGATGACCCGGATCATCTGGAAGCAGATCCGTGAGCAGCTGATCCTGCCGTACCTCGACGTCGACCTGCACTACTACGACCTGTCGATCCAGCACCGCGACGAGACCGACGACCAGGTCACCGTCGACGCCGCGAACGCCATCAAGGAGCACGGCGTCGGCGTCAAGTGCGCGACCATCACCCCGGACGAGGCCCGGGTGGAGGAGTTCGGCCTGAAGAAGATGTGGCGGTCGCCGAACGGCACCATCCGCAACATCCTCGGCGGCGTCGTCTTCCGTGAGCCGATCATCATGTCCAACGTGCCCCGGCTGGTCCCCGGCTGGACCAAGCCGATCGTCATCGGCCGGCACGCGCACGGCGACCAGTACAAGGCCACCGACTTCGTGGTCCCCGGCCCGGGCAAGGTGACCATCACCTACACCCCGACCGACGGCGGCGCCCCGATGGAGATGGAGGTCGCCAACTTCCCCGGCGGCGGCATCGCCATGGGCATGTACAACTACGACGAGTCGATCCGGGACTTCGCCCGCGCCTCGTTCCGGTACGGCCTGGACCGCAAGTACCCGGTCTACCTGTCGACCAAGAACACCATCCTCAAGGCGTACGACGGCCGGTTCAAGGACCTGTTCGCCGAGGTCTTCGAGAACGAGTTCAAGGCCGAGTTCGACGCCGCCGGCATCACCTACGAGCACCGGCTGATCGACGACATGGTCGCCGCCGCGCTCAAGTGGGAGGGCGGGTACGTCTGGGCCTGCAAGAACTACGACGGTGACGTGCAGTCCGACACCGTCGCGCAGGGCTTCGGCTCGCTCGGCCTGATGACCTCGGTGCTGCTCTCCCCGGACGGCCGTACCGTCGAGGCCGAGGCCGCCCACGGCACGGTCACCCGGCACTACCGGCAGTACCAGAAGGGCGAGAAGACCTCGACCAACCCGATCGCCTCGATCTACGCCTGGACCCGGGGCCTGGCCCACCGGGGCAAGCTGGACAACACCCCGGCGGTCACCGAGTTCGCGAACACCCTGGAGAAGGTCATCGTCGACACCGTCGAGAGCGGCCAGATGACCAAGGACCTCGCGCTGCTCATCTCGCGGGACGCCCCGTGGCTGACCACCGACGAGTTCATGAACGCGCTCGACGAGAACCTGGCGCGCAAGCTCGCCGCCTGA
- a CDS encoding peptide ABC transporter substrate-binding protein — MRVRRLAAWTALPLAVTLGLAACGSGGEGGKSDPNAAVRIEIAEPQHLVPTNTNETSGSQVLSALFSPLVDYDQANKPHEVAAESVTSSDNKVWTIKLKPGYTFHNGEKVTADNYLDAWNYGAYAPNGQNSSYFFEKVAGYADLQGEKPKAKTLSGLKKVDDLTFTVTLTEPYIDFKSMLGYTAFYPLPKAAFSAPGVLAEKYEQAPIGQGPFKMKGTWQHDAKVEVEKYAAFPGQQPKVGGVEFRIYQQPTAAYADVLSDNLDVIKTIPTESLSTAPTDLGDRFQQSPASSLQVLAFPTFQKEFSKPEVRKAISMAIDRDEIAKSIFKGSQQPARSFVSPVVAGYRENTIGAAGAFDPAKAKAMYEAAGGPKKIELSYNGDGGHKDWIDATCNQLKANLGVECVGTAEPKFADLLTKLKQKQPVGLFRMGWVMDYPSMENYLGPLYSTNGSSNYYGYSNPQFDKLLAEGAKAPTQDEAIKKYQAAEDLLAQDMPVIPLRYGQNNFGHSTKVKNVEMDLFDRVDLLKIEVVK; from the coding sequence ATGCGTGTTCGTAGGCTCGCTGCCTGGACCGCTCTCCCGCTCGCGGTGACCCTGGGCCTCGCGGCCTGCGGCTCGGGCGGCGAGGGCGGCAAGAGCGACCCCAACGCGGCCGTGCGGATCGAGATCGCCGAGCCGCAGCACCTGGTCCCGACCAACACCAACGAGACGAGTGGCTCGCAGGTGCTGTCGGCCCTGTTCAGCCCCCTGGTCGACTATGACCAGGCGAACAAGCCCCACGAGGTGGCGGCCGAGTCGGTGACGTCGTCGGACAACAAGGTCTGGACGATCAAGCTGAAGCCGGGCTACACCTTCCACAACGGCGAGAAGGTCACCGCCGACAACTACCTCGACGCCTGGAACTACGGCGCGTACGCCCCGAACGGGCAGAACTCCAGCTACTTCTTCGAGAAGGTGGCCGGCTACGCGGACCTCCAGGGCGAGAAGCCGAAGGCGAAGACGCTCTCCGGTCTGAAGAAGGTCGATGACCTGACCTTCACCGTCACGCTGACCGAGCCGTACATCGACTTCAAGTCGATGCTGGGCTACACGGCGTTCTACCCGCTGCCCAAGGCCGCCTTCTCCGCCCCCGGCGTACTGGCCGAGAAGTACGAGCAGGCACCGATCGGGCAGGGCCCGTTCAAGATGAAGGGCACCTGGCAGCACGACGCCAAGGTCGAGGTGGAGAAGTACGCCGCGTTCCCCGGCCAGCAGCCGAAGGTGGGCGGCGTCGAGTTCCGGATCTACCAGCAGCCGACCGCCGCGTACGCGGACGTGCTGTCGGACAACCTGGACGTGATCAAGACGATCCCGACCGAGAGCCTGTCGACCGCCCCCACCGACCTCGGTGACCGGTTCCAGCAGAGCCCCGCGTCGTCGCTCCAGGTGCTGGCCTTCCCGACCTTCCAGAAGGAGTTCAGCAAGCCCGAGGTGCGCAAGGCCATCTCGATGGCGATCGACCGGGACGAGATCGCGAAGTCGATCTTCAAGGGCTCGCAGCAGCCGGCCCGCTCGTTCGTCTCGCCGGTGGTCGCGGGCTACCGGGAGAACACCATCGGTGCGGCCGGCGCGTTCGACCCGGCCAAGGCGAAGGCCATGTACGAGGCCGCCGGCGGCCCGAAGAAGATCGAGCTGTCCTACAACGGCGACGGTGGCCACAAGGACTGGATCGACGCCACCTGCAACCAGCTCAAGGCCAACCTGGGCGTGGAGTGCGTGGGCACCGCCGAGCCGAAGTTCGCGGACCTGCTGACCAAGCTCAAGCAGAAGCAGCCGGTCGGCCTGTTCCGGATGGGCTGGGTCATGGACTACCCGTCCATGGAGAACTACCTCGGCCCGCTGTACAGCACCAACGGCTCGTCGAACTACTACGGCTACAGCAACCCGCAGTTCGACAAGCTGCTCGCCGAGGGCGCCAAGGCGCCGACGCAGGACGAGGCGATCAAGAAGTACCAGGCGGCGGAGGACCTGCTGGCCCAGGACATGCCGGTGATCCCGCTCCGCTACGGCCAGAACAACTTCGGCCACTCGACCAAGGTCAAGAACGTGGAGATGGATCTCTTCGACCGGGTCGACCTGCTGAAGATCGAGGTCGTCAAGTAA
- the galT gene encoding galactose-1-phosphate uridylyltransferase: MRRTRIELADGRELIYFDERDDAVRDQPDRRELPPPPHASQLRYDPLTDEWVAVAVHRQTRTFLPPADECPLCPSRGDRLSEIPAPDYDVAVFENRFPSLSQRVADEPAEITPFTPVRPGLGRCEVVCFTDDHNASFAALPPRRVRTVLDALADRTTALSALPGVEQVFPFENRGVEIGVTLHHPHGQIYAYPFVPPRTRSLLAAARRHAERTGGNLYADVLAAERAAGERVVAGNEHWTAYVPAAARWPFEVHVAPHRPVPDIPALDDAERDAFGPLYLDVLRRFDGLFGVPMPYIAAWHQAPVRIDRELGHLHLQLFTIRRAKDKLKYLAGSESAMGVFINDIAPERAAELLRAA; this comes from the coding sequence GTGAGGCGTACGCGGATCGAGCTGGCCGACGGCCGAGAGCTGATCTACTTCGACGAGCGGGACGACGCGGTCCGCGACCAGCCGGACCGGCGCGAGCTGCCCCCGCCGCCGCACGCCTCCCAGCTCCGCTACGACCCGCTCACCGACGAGTGGGTGGCGGTGGCGGTGCACCGGCAGACCCGCACCTTCCTGCCCCCGGCCGACGAGTGTCCGCTCTGCCCGTCCCGGGGTGACCGGCTCAGTGAGATCCCGGCCCCCGACTACGACGTGGCCGTCTTCGAGAACCGGTTCCCCTCGCTGAGCCAGCGGGTGGCCGACGAGCCGGCCGAGATCACCCCGTTCACCCCGGTCCGACCCGGGCTGGGGCGCTGTGAGGTGGTCTGCTTCACCGACGACCACAACGCCTCGTTCGCCGCCCTCCCCCCGCGCCGGGTGCGGACCGTGCTGGACGCCCTCGCCGACCGGACCACCGCGCTGAGCGCGCTGCCCGGGGTGGAGCAGGTGTTCCCGTTCGAGAACCGGGGGGTGGAGATCGGGGTGACCCTGCACCACCCGCACGGCCAGATCTACGCGTACCCGTTCGTCCCGCCCCGCACCCGCAGCCTGCTGGCCGCCGCCCGGCGGCACGCCGAACGCACCGGCGGCAACCTGTACGCCGACGTGCTCGCCGCCGAGCGCGCCGCCGGCGAGCGGGTGGTGGCCGGCAACGAGCACTGGACCGCGTACGTGCCGGCCGCCGCGCGCTGGCCGTTCGAGGTGCACGTGGCCCCGCACCGGCCGGTGCCGGACATCCCGGCCCTCGACGACGCCGAGCGGGACGCGTTCGGCCCGCTCTACCTGGACGTGCTGCGCCGCTTCGACGGGCTGTTCGGCGTGCCGATGCCGTACATCGCCGCCTGGCACCAGGCCCCGGTACGCATCGACCGCGAGCTGGGCCACCTGCACCTTCAGCTGTTCACCATCCGGCGGGCGAAGGACAAGCTGAAGTACCTGGCCGGCTCCGAGTCCGCGATGGGCGTCTTCATCAACGACATCGCCCCCGAGCGCGCCGCGGAGCTGCTCCGCGCCGCCTGA
- a CDS encoding TetR/AcrR family transcriptional regulator: MSTYRSGAGDPARTLHLLWRRPDATPRRGPRPGRSLDDVVTAAIGLADAEGLDAVTMRRVGQALGVAPMTLYSYVPGKAELLDLMVDALYAGMPRPDRSGQPWRRRVSAVARDNRDLYTAHPWAAEVATGRPPLGPGLMAKYEYELRAFDDTGLDDVTRDASLTHLLDFVRAAARSAAEVRAARRDSAQSEEQWWAANGPLLAEVLDERRYPTAVRVGSAAGAAHQAAYDPDHAYEFGLERVLDGLAVLIDAARAGD, from the coding sequence GTGTCCACGTACCGCAGCGGGGCCGGCGATCCGGCCCGCACCCTCCACCTGCTCTGGCGCCGCCCCGACGCGACCCCGCGCCGGGGGCCGCGCCCGGGGCGCTCCCTCGACGACGTGGTCACCGCCGCGATCGGGCTGGCCGACGCCGAGGGGCTGGACGCGGTGACCATGCGCCGGGTCGGCCAGGCGCTCGGCGTGGCACCGATGACGCTCTACAGCTACGTGCCGGGCAAGGCCGAGCTGCTGGACCTGATGGTGGACGCGCTCTACGCGGGGATGCCCCGGCCGGACCGCTCCGGGCAGCCCTGGCGCCGGCGGGTGTCGGCCGTCGCGCGGGACAACCGCGACCTCTACACCGCGCACCCGTGGGCGGCGGAGGTGGCGACCGGCCGGCCGCCGCTCGGCCCGGGCCTGATGGCGAAGTACGAGTACGAGCTGCGCGCCTTCGACGACACCGGGCTGGACGACGTGACCCGGGACGCGTCCCTGACCCACCTGCTCGACTTCGTCCGGGCCGCCGCCCGGTCGGCCGCCGAGGTACGGGCCGCCCGGCGGGACAGCGCGCAGAGCGAGGAGCAGTGGTGGGCGGCGAACGGCCCGCTGCTGGCCGAGGTGCTGGACGAGCGGCGGTACCCGACCGCGGTCCGGGTGGGCAGCGCCGCCGGCGCGGCGCACCAGGCCGCCTACGACCCGGACCACGCGTACGAGTTCGGCCTGGAACGGGTCCTCGACGGGCTGGCCGTCCTGATCGACGCGGCCCGCGCCGGGGACTGA
- a CDS encoding ABC transporter permease, with protein sequence MSDFETVAATEDQSARRGVSGEPGTPAAASKARSLAGDAWRDLRRNPIFWISLLLVVLVAAMAAVPSLFTANDPRDCVLSRQHAGPSGGAIFGYDFQGCDTYSRAVYGARASLLVGALSALLTGLIALVVGMVAGYFGRWVDAVLSRVIDIVLGIPLLLAAIVLLKRVSTSSDNVRLFAVIFVLAVLGWTTAARVIRSSVITAKEQDYVAAARMLGAGNGRIMWRHILPNALAPAIVVLTIALGSFIAAEATLSFLGIGLKAPTISWGIDIDAGRVHMRESATPLIVPSAFLALTVLAFIMLGDAIRDAFDPKLR encoded by the coding sequence ATGAGTGATTTTGAGACGGTGGCGGCGACGGAGGACCAGTCGGCGCGGCGCGGGGTCTCCGGCGAGCCGGGCACCCCGGCCGCCGCGAGCAAGGCCCGCAGCCTGGCCGGGGACGCCTGGCGCGACCTGCGCCGCAACCCGATCTTCTGGATCAGCCTGCTGCTGGTCGTGCTGGTCGCCGCGATGGCGGCCGTCCCGTCCCTGTTCACCGCCAACGACCCGCGCGACTGCGTGCTCTCCCGGCAGCACGCCGGGCCGTCCGGCGGGGCCATCTTCGGGTACGACTTCCAGGGCTGCGACACGTACTCCCGGGCGGTCTACGGGGCTCGCGCCTCGCTCCTGGTCGGCGCGCTCTCCGCACTGCTCACCGGCCTGATCGCGCTGGTCGTCGGGATGGTCGCCGGCTACTTCGGCCGCTGGGTCGACGCGGTGCTCTCCCGGGTGATCGACATCGTGCTCGGCATCCCGCTGCTGCTCGCCGCGATCGTGCTGCTCAAGCGGGTCAGCACCAGCAGCGACAACGTCCGGCTGTTCGCGGTGATCTTCGTGCTCGCGGTGCTCGGCTGGACCACCGCGGCCCGGGTGATCCGGTCCTCGGTGATCACCGCCAAGGAGCAGGACTACGTGGCGGCGGCCCGGATGCTCGGCGCCGGCAACGGGCGGATCATGTGGCGGCACATCCTGCCGAACGCGCTCGCCCCGGCGATCGTGGTGCTGACGATCGCGCTCGGCTCGTTCATCGCCGCCGAGGCCACGCTGAGCTTCCTCGGCATCGGGCTGAAGGCGCCGACCATCTCCTGGGGCATCGACATCGACGCCGGCCGGGTGCACATGCGGGAGTCGGCGACCCCGCTGATCGTCCCCTCCGCCTTCCTGGCGCTGACCGTGCTCGCCTTCATCATGCTGGGCGACGCGATCCGCGACGCCTTCGACCCGAAGCTGCGGTGA
- a CDS encoding bifunctional methylenetetrahydrofolate dehydrogenase/methenyltetrahydrofolate cyclohydrolase, producing the protein MTATILDGKATAAQIKDELRARVKALAERGITPGLGTVLVGADPGSQAYVTGKHRDCAEVGIASIRRELPADADQAQLDAVLAELNADPACHGYIVQLPLPAQLDTQRALELIDPAKDADGLHPVNLGRLVLGYDGPLPCTPRGIVELLRRHDVPLRGANVAVVGRGNTVGRPLGLLLTRRSENATVTLCHTGTLDLAAHTRAADVVIVAAGVPGLLTADMVTPGATVVDVGITRVIGEDGKGRYTGDVDPEVAEVAGKLVPMPGGVGPMTRAMLLTNVVERAERG; encoded by the coding sequence GTGACGGCGACGATCCTGGACGGCAAGGCGACCGCGGCGCAGATCAAGGACGAGCTGCGGGCGCGGGTGAAGGCGCTCGCGGAGCGGGGCATCACCCCGGGCCTCGGCACGGTCCTGGTCGGGGCCGACCCCGGCTCCCAGGCGTACGTGACCGGCAAGCACCGCGACTGCGCCGAGGTGGGCATCGCCTCGATCCGCCGCGAGCTGCCCGCCGACGCCGACCAGGCCCAGCTCGACGCGGTCCTCGCCGAGCTGAACGCGGACCCCGCCTGCCACGGCTACATCGTCCAGCTGCCGCTGCCGGCGCAGCTGGACACCCAGCGGGCGCTGGAGCTGATCGACCCGGCCAAGGACGCCGACGGGCTGCACCCGGTCAACCTGGGCCGGCTGGTGCTCGGCTACGACGGCCCGCTGCCCTGCACCCCGCGCGGCATCGTGGAGCTGCTGCGCCGGCACGACGTGCCGCTGCGCGGCGCGAACGTGGCGGTGGTCGGCCGGGGCAACACCGTCGGCCGGCCGCTCGGCCTACTGCTCACCCGGCGCAGCGAGAACGCCACGGTGACCCTCTGCCACACCGGCACCCTGGACCTCGCCGCGCACACCCGCGCGGCGGACGTCGTCATCGTCGCGGCCGGGGTGCCCGGCCTGCTCACCGCCGACATGGTCACCCCCGGCGCGACCGTGGTCGACGTCGGCATCACCCGGGTGATCGGCGAGGACGGCAAGGGCCGCTACACCGGCGACGTCGACCCGGAGGTCGCCGAGGTGGCCGGCAAGCTGGTCCCGATGCCCGGCGGCGTCGGGCCGATGACCCGGGCCATGCTGCTGACCAACGTGGTGGAGCGCGCCGAGCGCGGCTGA
- a CDS encoding ABC transporter permease: MFRFILRRLLQMVLAFFGTTLIVYALMFAGQGDPIQALAGERPVTAAQRAYLTQKYHLDATGVGGFFYRYFDYLKNLLQGDLGQSLTGRSIGDILAAAWPVTVRLALIAMAVTVLFGVTAGVIAGIRRASFFDNSTLVLTLLVLGIPTIVLAPLAQYLLGVKWQLFPPTAGADPDLYALLLPGIVLGSLSLATALRLTRTSVAENLRADYVRTARSKGLVKRRIVSVHVLRNSLIPVVTFLGVELGNLMSGAIITEGVFNIPGVGFNLFRGIRTEDGPLVVGIVSVLVVVYLVSNLVVDVLYAVLDPRIRYE; the protein is encoded by the coding sequence ATGTTCCGCTTCATTCTGCGGCGACTGCTCCAGATGGTCCTCGCCTTCTTCGGGACCACGCTGATCGTCTACGCGCTGATGTTCGCCGGGCAGGGCGACCCCATCCAGGCGCTCGCCGGCGAACGCCCGGTCACCGCGGCCCAGCGGGCATACCTGACGCAGAAGTACCACCTCGACGCCACCGGCGTCGGTGGCTTCTTCTACCGCTACTTCGACTACCTGAAGAACCTGCTCCAGGGCGACCTCGGGCAGTCGCTGACCGGCCGCTCGATCGGCGACATCCTCGCCGCCGCCTGGCCGGTCACCGTCCGGCTCGCGCTGATCGCGATGGCCGTGACCGTGCTGTTCGGGGTGACCGCCGGGGTGATCGCCGGCATCCGCCGGGCCAGCTTCTTCGACAACTCGACGCTGGTGCTGACCCTGCTGGTGCTGGGCATCCCCACCATCGTGCTGGCCCCGCTCGCCCAGTACCTGCTGGGCGTCAAGTGGCAGCTCTTCCCGCCGACCGCCGGGGCCGACCCGGACCTGTACGCGTTGCTGCTCCCCGGCATCGTGCTCGGTTCGCTCTCGCTGGCCACCGCGCTGCGGCTGACCCGTACCTCGGTGGCGGAGAACCTGCGCGCCGACTACGTCCGGACCGCCCGGTCGAAGGGCCTGGTCAAGCGGCGGATCGTCAGCGTGCACGTGCTGCGCAACTCGCTCATCCCGGTGGTCACCTTCCTCGGCGTCGAGCTGGGCAACCTGATGAGCGGCGCGATCATCACCGAGGGCGTGTTCAACATCCCCGGCGTCGGCTTCAACCTGTTCCGCGGCATCCGCACCGAGGACGGCCCCCTGGTGGTGGGCATCGTCAGCGTGCTGGTCGTGGTCTACCTCGTCTCCAACCTGGTGGTGGACGTCCTGTACGCCGTACTCGACCCGAGGATCCGCTATGAGTGA
- a CDS encoding MBL fold metallo-hydrolase → MPLDHTVGSITVTALVDGVGPFFQPREEAFPDATAGQWAEADRRDPDTVGPDGRWRLPFRCFALRAGDGPVTLVDAGIGPADAPAASWAPVPGRLPAELAAAGIDPADVRTVVLTHLHSDHVGWAGPLFPNAEHLLQRAELDALALFHPELPARLVGPLRAAGRLRVLDGDTDLTPGVRVLSTPGHTPGHQSVLVDSGEDRLLVTGDLLVHAVQLVDPGLAYAHEVDPATARESRTELLRAVAARGPAVLATPHLGVPFTILPAG, encoded by the coding sequence ATGCCGCTGGATCACACGGTCGGGTCTATCACGGTCACCGCGCTCGTCGACGGGGTGGGGCCCTTCTTCCAGCCCCGCGAGGAGGCGTTCCCGGACGCGACCGCCGGGCAGTGGGCCGAGGCCGACCGCCGGGACCCGGACACGGTCGGCCCGGACGGACGCTGGCGGCTGCCCTTCCGCTGCTTCGCGCTGCGCGCCGGGGACGGGCCGGTCACCCTGGTCGACGCCGGGATCGGCCCGGCCGACGCGCCCGCCGCGAGCTGGGCGCCCGTGCCGGGGCGGTTGCCCGCCGAGCTGGCCGCCGCCGGGATCGACCCGGCAGACGTCCGGACCGTGGTCCTCACCCACCTGCACAGCGATCACGTGGGCTGGGCGGGCCCGCTCTTCCCGAACGCGGAGCACCTGCTCCAGCGGGCCGAGCTGGACGCGCTGGCGCTGTTCCACCCGGAGCTGCCGGCCCGGCTGGTCGGGCCGTTGCGCGCCGCCGGCCGGCTGCGGGTGCTCGACGGCGACACCGACCTCACCCCGGGGGTACGCGTGCTGAGCACGCCGGGACACACCCCGGGCCACCAGTCGGTGCTGGTCGACTCGGGCGAGGACCGCCTGCTGGTCACCGGCGACCTGCTGGTGCACGCCGTGCAACTGGTCGACCCGGGTCTGGCGTACGCCCACGAGGTGGATCCGGCCACGGCGCGCGAGTCCCGGACGGAGCTGCTGCGCGCCGTGGCCGCCCGGGGCCCGGCGGTGCTGGCGACGCCGCACCTCGGCGTCCCCTTCACCATCCTGCCGGCGGGGTGA